One Cervus elaphus chromosome 27, mCerEla1.1, whole genome shotgun sequence genomic region harbors:
- the SEH1L gene encoding nucleoporin SEH1 isoform X2 — MFVARSIAADHKDLIHDVSFDFHGRRMATCSSDQSVKVWDKSESGEWHCTASWKTHSGSVWRVTWAHPEFGQVLASCSFDRTAAVWEEIVGESNDKLRGQSHWVKRTTLVDSRTSVTDVKFAPKHMGLMLATCSADGIVRIYEAPDVMNLSQWSLQHEISCKLSCSCISWNPSSSRAHAPMIAVGSDDSSPNAMAKVQIFEYNENTRKYAKAETLLTVTDPVHDIAFAPNLGRSFHILAIATKDVRIFTLKPVRKELTSSGGPTKFEIHIVAQFDNHNSQVWRVSWNITGTVLASSGDDGCVRLWKANYMDNWKCTGILKGNGSPVNGSSQQGNSNPSIGSNVPSLQNSLNGSSGRKHS, encoded by the exons ATGTTCGTGGCGCGCAGTATCGCGGCTGACCACAAGGATCTCATCCATGATGTGTCTTTCGACTTCCACGGGCGGCGGATGGCCACCTGCTCCAGCGACCAGAGCGTCAAG GTCTgggataaaagtgaaagtggggAATGGCATTGCACTGCTAGCTGGAAg ACACATAGTGGATCTGTGTGGCGTGTGACATGGGCCCATCCTGAGTTTGGTCAGGTTTTGGCTTCCTGTTCTTTTGACCGAACAGCTGCTGTCTGGGAAGAAATAGTAGGAGAATCAAATGATAAACTGCGCGGACAGAGCCACTGG gtcaaGAGGACAACGCTGGTGGACAGCAGAACGTCCGTTACCGATGTGAAATTTGCTCCTAAGCATATGGGTCTCATGTTAGCAACATGTTCAGCAGATGGGATAGTTAGAATCTATGAAGCTCCAGATGTCATGAATCTCAGCCAGTGGTCTCTACAGCATGAGATCTCATGCAAGCTCAGCTGTAGTTGTATTTCTTGGAACCCTTCAAG cTCTCGTGCTCATGCTCCCATGATTGCTGTAGGAAGTGATGACAGTAGTCCAAATGCAATGGCCAAGGTTCAGATTTTCGAATATAATGAAAACACCAG GAAATATGCAAAAGCTGAAACTCTCCTGACCGTCACAGACCCTGTCCACGATATTGCCTTTGCTCCGAACTTGGGACGATCTTTCCACATTCTCGCCATAGCAACCAAAGACGTGAGAATTTTTACATTAAAGCCTGTGAG gaAAGAACTTACTTCCTCTGGTGGGCCAACAAAATTTGAGATCCATATCGTGGCTCAGTTTGATAATCATAATTCTCAGGTCTGGCGAGTGAGTTGGAATATAACAGGAACAGTGCTGGCATCTTCAGGAGACGATGGCTGTGTGAGGTTGTGGAAAG CTAACTATATGGACAACTGGAAGTGTACTGGCATTCTGAAAGGTAATGGGAGCCCTGTCAATGGGAGTTCTCAGCAGGGAAACTCAAATCCGTCCATAGGTTCAAATGTCCCAAGTCTTCAGAATTCACTAAATGGATCTTCTGGCAG AAAGCACAGCTGA
- the SEH1L gene encoding nucleoporin SEH1 isoform X1: MFVARSIAADHKDLIHDVSFDFHGRRMATCSSDQSVKVWDKSESGEWHCTASWKTHSGSVWRVTWAHPEFGQVLASCSFDRTAAVWEEIVGESNDKLRGQSHWVKRTTLVDSRTSVTDVKFAPKHMGLMLATCSADGIVRIYEAPDVMNLSQWSLQHEISCKLSCSCISWNPSSSRAHAPMIAVGSDDSSPNAMAKVQIFEYNENTRKYAKAETLLTVTDPVHDIAFAPNLGRSFHILAIATKDVRIFTLKPVRKELTSSGGPTKFEIHIVAQFDNHNSQVWRVSWNITGTVLASSGDDGCVRLWKANYMDNWKCTGILKGNGSPVNGSSQQGNSNPSIGSNVPSLQNSLNGSSGRYFFPPLDSPRAGSRWSSYAQLLPPPPPPPLVEHSCDADTASLQYPHPRRRSLSRPLNPLPENEGV; this comes from the exons ATGTTCGTGGCGCGCAGTATCGCGGCTGACCACAAGGATCTCATCCATGATGTGTCTTTCGACTTCCACGGGCGGCGGATGGCCACCTGCTCCAGCGACCAGAGCGTCAAG GTCTgggataaaagtgaaagtggggAATGGCATTGCACTGCTAGCTGGAAg ACACATAGTGGATCTGTGTGGCGTGTGACATGGGCCCATCCTGAGTTTGGTCAGGTTTTGGCTTCCTGTTCTTTTGACCGAACAGCTGCTGTCTGGGAAGAAATAGTAGGAGAATCAAATGATAAACTGCGCGGACAGAGCCACTGG gtcaaGAGGACAACGCTGGTGGACAGCAGAACGTCCGTTACCGATGTGAAATTTGCTCCTAAGCATATGGGTCTCATGTTAGCAACATGTTCAGCAGATGGGATAGTTAGAATCTATGAAGCTCCAGATGTCATGAATCTCAGCCAGTGGTCTCTACAGCATGAGATCTCATGCAAGCTCAGCTGTAGTTGTATTTCTTGGAACCCTTCAAG cTCTCGTGCTCATGCTCCCATGATTGCTGTAGGAAGTGATGACAGTAGTCCAAATGCAATGGCCAAGGTTCAGATTTTCGAATATAATGAAAACACCAG GAAATATGCAAAAGCTGAAACTCTCCTGACCGTCACAGACCCTGTCCACGATATTGCCTTTGCTCCGAACTTGGGACGATCTTTCCACATTCTCGCCATAGCAACCAAAGACGTGAGAATTTTTACATTAAAGCCTGTGAG gaAAGAACTTACTTCCTCTGGTGGGCCAACAAAATTTGAGATCCATATCGTGGCTCAGTTTGATAATCATAATTCTCAGGTCTGGCGAGTGAGTTGGAATATAACAGGAACAGTGCTGGCATCTTCAGGAGACGATGGCTGTGTGAGGTTGTGGAAAG CTAACTATATGGACAACTGGAAGTGTACTGGCATTCTGAAAGGTAATGGGAGCCCTGTCAATGGGAGTTCTCAGCAGGGAAACTCAAATCCGTCCATAGGTTCAAATGTCCCAAGTCTTCAGAATTCACTAAATGGATCTTCTGGCAG GTATTTCTTTCCCCCTCTGGATTCCCCACGGGCTGGATCGAGATGGTCCAGTTATGCccagctccttcctcctcctcctcctcctcctctggtaGAGCACTCTTGCGATGCTGACACTGCCAGTCTCCAGTATCCTCACCCTCGCAGACGATCTCTCTCTCGGCCTCTTAATCCCTTACCTGAGAATGAAGGGGTTTAA